In Arthrobacter citreus, a genomic segment contains:
- the recN gene encoding DNA repair protein RecN, with amino-acid sequence MIEEIRIRDLGVITDATLELGPGFTVVTGETGAGKTMVITALGMLLGARTDAGAVRTGAKAALAEALVRLPPENAAVSRAEDAGAELETYDGVTELMLARTVNAAGRSRAHVGGRSAPVGVLAEVGQHLVAVHGQSDQLRLKSAAAQREALDKYAGPPLASALSSYKAGYTRWRAAVTELSTLRDQARERLREAEYLAASLEEIDALELLPGEDETLKTEATRLNNFEELRTAAVGAHSALIAGDFSDGSDATSLVDSAKRQLELAGEHDPALADSAKRLAEVGYILADIATELASYSASLEGDGPERLAEVESRRADISALIRKFAPSVDEVLAWADASRIRLAELGDDSTRIEALEAEITELQATLTADAAELTKLRTEAAADLARRVSDELSALAMADANLLIEVTPVEELSVHGADAITFLLQPHPGAPARPLGKGASGGELSRVMLAIEVVLAAVDPVPTFIFDEVDSGVGGKAAVEIGRRLAMLAQHVQVIVVTHLPQVAAFADHHIRVIKMSATGDDGSGVTASDVTVLDDAERIKELARMLAGQEDSESARAHAVELLAAAGHPPHE; translated from the coding sequence ATGATCGAAGAAATCCGTATCCGCGACCTCGGCGTCATCACCGACGCCACACTGGAGCTGGGACCCGGTTTCACCGTGGTCACCGGTGAGACCGGCGCCGGAAAGACCATGGTCATCACCGCACTCGGCATGCTCCTGGGCGCCCGGACCGACGCCGGAGCGGTTCGCACCGGAGCCAAAGCCGCACTGGCCGAGGCACTGGTGCGCCTGCCTCCGGAGAACGCGGCGGTGTCCCGGGCCGAAGACGCAGGCGCCGAGCTGGAAACGTATGACGGCGTCACCGAGCTGATGCTGGCCCGCACCGTTAACGCCGCCGGCCGAAGCCGGGCGCACGTGGGTGGACGCTCTGCTCCGGTGGGAGTGCTCGCCGAAGTGGGCCAGCATTTGGTGGCAGTGCACGGGCAGTCGGATCAGCTTCGGCTCAAGAGCGCAGCGGCTCAGCGGGAGGCACTGGACAAGTACGCCGGGCCGCCCCTGGCCTCAGCACTGTCCTCCTACAAAGCCGGCTATACCCGCTGGCGGGCCGCCGTGACCGAGCTGTCCACGCTGCGCGACCAGGCCCGGGAACGCCTCCGGGAAGCGGAATACCTCGCGGCGTCGCTGGAGGAAATCGATGCCCTGGAGCTGTTGCCGGGCGAAGACGAAACCCTCAAGACCGAAGCCACCCGGCTGAACAACTTCGAGGAACTGCGCACCGCAGCCGTTGGCGCGCACTCGGCCTTGATTGCCGGTGACTTTTCCGACGGCTCCGACGCCACCTCACTGGTGGACAGCGCCAAACGGCAGCTGGAACTCGCCGGAGAGCACGATCCGGCGCTGGCCGACTCCGCCAAGCGGCTCGCCGAAGTGGGCTACATCCTGGCGGACATCGCCACCGAACTGGCCAGCTACAGCGCATCCCTCGAGGGAGACGGCCCGGAACGGCTGGCTGAGGTGGAATCCCGGCGGGCGGACATCTCGGCCCTGATCCGCAAGTTCGCCCCCTCCGTGGACGAAGTCCTGGCGTGGGCGGACGCCAGCCGCATCCGCTTGGCGGAACTGGGGGACGACAGCACCCGCATCGAGGCGCTGGAAGCCGAGATCACCGAACTGCAGGCAACTCTCACGGCAGACGCGGCGGAACTGACCAAACTGCGCACCGAAGCGGCGGCAGACCTTGCCCGGCGGGTCAGCGACGAGCTGTCCGCCCTGGCGATGGCCGACGCCAACCTCCTCATCGAGGTCACTCCCGTCGAGGAGCTCAGCGTGCACGGGGCGGACGCCATCACGTTCCTCCTCCAGCCGCATCCCGGCGCGCCGGCCCGTCCGCTGGGCAAGGGCGCGTCCGGCGGTGAGCTGTCCCGGGTCATGCTGGCCATTGAGGTGGTCCTGGCCGCTGTTGATCCGGTGCCAACCTTCATTTTCGACGAGGTCGACTCCGGTGTGGGCGGCAAGGCCGCCGTCGAAATCGGCCGCCGCCTGGCCATGCTGGCACAGCACGTCCAGGTCATTGTGGTCACACACCTTCCGCAGGTGGCGGCGTTTGCCGATCATCACATCAGGGTCATCAAGATGTCAGCGACGGGGGATGATGGAAGCGGCGTCACCGCCAGCGACGTCACCGTTCTGGATGATGCCGAGCGGATCAAGGAACTTGCCAGGATGCTCGCAGGCCAGGAGGACTCCGAGTCCGCCCGGGCCCACGCCGTCGAACTCCTGGCCGCGGCAGGACATCCGCCGCATGAATAA
- a CDS encoding CTP synthase: MIGSNSVVQRSNSRFPKSSSTTKHIFVTGGVASSLGKGLTASSLGHLLRSRGIAVTMQKLDPYLNVDPGTMNPFQHGEVFVTDDGAETDLDIGHYERFLDESLDGSANVTTGQVYSTVIAKERRGEYLGDTVQVIPHITDEIKRRMRLPSEAKKTPDVIITEIGGTVGDIESQPFLEAARQVRQDIGRNNVFFLHVSLVPYIGPSQELKTKPTQHSVAALRSIGIQPDAIVIRSDRPVPDAMRAKIGRMCDVDVDAVVGCPDAPSIYDIPKTLHSQGLDAYIVQHLDLKFKDVNWTKWDKLLEVVHNPKHHVDVALVGKYVDLPDAYLSVTEALRAGGFANKTKVNIRWVPSDECATPEGAAQALAGADAICVPGGFGIRGLEGKLGALTYARENMVPTLGLCLGLQCMVIEYARNVVGLEGASSSEFEPDTKYPVIATMAEQKQIVSGEGDMGGTMRLGLWDAKLEEGSVVAKTYGKTAVAERHRHRYEVNNQYRDQIAEAGLSFSGTTVDGGLVEFVELPADVHPYYVSTQAHPELSSRPTRPHPLFAGLVKAALARQNGKG, translated from the coding sequence GTGATAGGCTCGAACTCCGTGGTGCAGCGATCAAATTCCAGGTTTCCCAAGTCGTCTTCTACGACAAAACACATCTTCGTCACCGGTGGCGTGGCGTCCTCACTCGGTAAGGGACTGACAGCGTCAAGTCTCGGCCATCTGTTGAGGTCGCGCGGCATAGCGGTGACCATGCAGAAGCTCGATCCCTATCTCAACGTGGATCCGGGCACAATGAACCCCTTCCAGCACGGCGAAGTCTTCGTGACCGACGACGGCGCCGAGACTGACCTCGACATTGGCCACTACGAGCGTTTCCTTGACGAGAGCCTCGACGGCTCCGCCAACGTAACCACCGGCCAGGTCTACTCGACGGTCATCGCCAAGGAACGCCGCGGCGAGTACCTCGGTGACACCGTCCAGGTCATTCCGCACATCACGGACGAGATCAAGCGCCGGATGCGCCTGCCCTCCGAGGCGAAGAAGACCCCCGACGTCATCATTACCGAAATCGGCGGCACGGTTGGCGACATCGAGTCCCAGCCCTTCCTGGAAGCCGCACGCCAGGTGCGCCAGGACATCGGCCGCAACAACGTCTTCTTCCTGCACGTTTCGCTGGTTCCGTACATCGGCCCGTCCCAGGAACTGAAGACTAAGCCGACCCAGCACTCCGTGGCTGCCCTGCGGTCCATCGGTATCCAGCCGGACGCCATTGTCATCCGTTCGGACCGCCCGGTGCCGGACGCCATGCGCGCCAAGATCGGCCGCATGTGCGACGTTGACGTGGACGCCGTCGTTGGCTGCCCGGATGCCCCGAGCATCTACGACATCCCCAAGACGCTTCACTCCCAGGGCCTGGACGCGTACATCGTCCAGCACCTGGACCTGAAGTTCAAGGACGTCAACTGGACCAAGTGGGACAAGCTCCTCGAGGTTGTCCACAACCCCAAGCACCACGTTGACGTTGCCCTCGTGGGCAAGTACGTGGACTTGCCCGACGCCTACCTCTCCGTCACCGAAGCACTGCGTGCCGGCGGCTTTGCCAACAAGACCAAGGTCAACATCCGCTGGGTGCCCTCGGACGAGTGCGCAACTCCGGAAGGCGCCGCCCAGGCCCTCGCCGGTGCGGACGCCATCTGCGTTCCCGGCGGCTTCGGCATCCGCGGCCTTGAAGGCAAGCTCGGCGCCCTGACCTACGCCCGGGAAAACATGGTGCCCACACTGGGCCTGTGCCTCGGACTGCAGTGCATGGTCATCGAGTACGCCCGCAACGTTGTTGGCCTGGAAGGCGCGTCCTCCTCGGAGTTCGAGCCGGACACCAAGTACCCGGTCATCGCCACCATGGCGGAGCAGAAGCAGATTGTCTCCGGCGAGGGCGATATGGGCGGCACCATGCGCCTGGGCCTGTGGGACGCAAAGCTCGAAGAGGGCTCCGTAGTTGCCAAGACGTACGGCAAGACGGCAGTGGCTGAGCGCCACCGCCACCGCTACGAGGTCAACAACCAGTACCGCGACCAGATTGCCGAGGCAGGCCTGTCCTTCTCCGGCACCACGGTTGACGGCGGACTGGTGGAATTCGTTGAACTTCCGGCCGACGTGCACCCGTACTACGTTTCCACGCAGGCGCACCCGGAGCTCAGCTCCCGCCCCACGCGCCCGCACCCGCTCTTCGCCGGTTTGGTGAAGGCTGCCCTGGCGCGCCAGAACGGCAAGGGCTAA